Proteins encoded together in one Sander lucioperca isolate FBNREF2018 chromosome 17, SLUC_FBN_1.2, whole genome shotgun sequence window:
- the LOC118493568 gene encoding rano class II histocompatibility antigen, A beta chain-like — MLVCSVYDFYPKQIRVKWTRDGQEVTSDVTSTDELADGDWYYQIHSHLEYTPRPVHAGVSEEQAHHRGVRTDPGSGLISGCINLIQ, encoded by the exons ATGTTGGTCTGCAGCGTCTACGACTTCTACCCCAAACAGATCAGAGTGAAGTGGACCAGAGACGGACAGGAAGTCACCTCTGATGTCACTTCCACTGATGAGCTGGCAGACGGTGATTGGTACTACCAGATCCACTCTCACCTGGAGTACACGCCCAG ACCTGTCCATGCCGGAGTTTCAGAGGAACAGGCTCATCATCGTGGCGTCAGGACTGATCCTGGGTCTGGTCTTATCTCTGGCTGCATTAATCTTATACAGTAG
- the LOC116067150 gene encoding eukaryotic translation initiation factor 4E type 2-like, translating to MNQLERPKDEEDQEETDCHHDNSDGTNNNNNNNRRKTVCPGAGEHPLQYNYTFWYSRRTPSRPASSQSYEQNIRQIGSVASVEQFWRFYSHLVRPGDLSGHSDFHLFKEGIKPMWEDESNRSGGKWIIRLRKGLASRFWENIILAMLGEQFMVGEEICGAVVSIRFQEDILSIWNRTSNDQTTTSRIRDTLRRVLNLPTNSIMEYKTHTDSLRDNSSFRNTKISL from the exons ATGAACCAGCTGGAGCG tccAAAAGACGAGGAGGACCAGGAGGAGACAGactgtcaccatgacaacagtgATGGgaccaacaataacaacaacaacaacagacgcAAG ACGGTGTGTCCCGGTGCAGGAGAGCACCCGCTGCAGTATAACTACACCTTCTGGTACAGCAGGAGAACTCCCAGCCGGCCGGCCAGCTCTCAGAGCTACGAACAGAACATCAGACAGATAGGCAGCGTGGCATcg gtggagCAGTTCTGGAGGTTCTACAGTCACCTGGTGCGTCCCGGTGACCTGAGTGGACACAGTGACTTCCACCTGTTCAAAGAGGGAATCAAACCCATGTGGGAG GACGAGTCTAACCGCAGCGGGGGGAAGTGGATCATCCGACTGCGTAAGGGCTTAGCCAGTCGGTTCTGGGAGAACATCATCCTGGCCATGCTGGGGGAGCAGTTCATGGTGGGGGAGGAGATCTGTGGAGCCGTTGTCTCCATACGCTTCCAG GAGGACATCCTGTCCATCTGGAACAGGACGTCCAACGACCAGACGACAACGTCCAGAATCAGAGACACGCTGAGACGAGTCCTGAACCTCCCGACCAACTCCATCATGGAGTacaagacccacacagacagcctcag GGACAACTCGAGCTTCAGAAACACAAAGATTTCCCTCTGA